A part of Gambusia affinis linkage group LG19, SWU_Gaff_1.0, whole genome shotgun sequence genomic DNA contains:
- the LOC122821699 gene encoding BAH and coiled-coil domain-containing protein 1 isoform X3, translating to MEGRDFAAPAHLLSERGALVHRAASRIAPSGHSSVQHAGHFPPGKYYPSHIPMAPHSGSGLMGNSSASFMGTFLASSLGSPPSHPPHPSRAPSSPSSPSFRGGPHSSTSQIWFPHSHEGPGYPRFSGSLAHTFLPMSHLDHHANSGVLYGQHRFYDTQKENFYLRGLPSQPSLISANHSLPSMSRTGSGHSQGSCSRDRDPGLGTGIHKGLKEGSLERGVVPIKDKERSSGKQDAKERQQQQQQHQNHQTPQTTHHHHSHTHQQQSIYPQHPLPLEEVNSRALERHKASLTMEYTKDHHQTMSKPLSACLHNGKMPNGDPGTTTGSKVSLPSCGGEGTGLRSMVDGGSSQGRLIGSNVNGRCTKEGVSGEMRISEQPSDCLERGQAPLHHSLPYSVPTPLHMGSAAGGAHSHPHPHAHPHSHPHPGGFHCLQLHPSHPHHPHHSHHTHHHPDFFCPPPPAPLANPASQDRGTINVGREPKVTGPTFVPSVADLGDKSNGPFQLGNPDCQGVVNGGGSTSKDKAIEKGGTGHHSNWQRKQQQQHPYRKTEKSLDWMQSHHQHVQPSQLPPQPQQQQQKTPHSQQQHQVVRSRSAECINSSVDMDVFRPSLSQGPKAGHSVPHSVNSSPYRDCSHQGPPPNSSPLGNKNMGQHAGAGASHASGGSCSLQREGQKVARIRHQQHGRPGPDAPSPSELNQSNNQELKRKMDMSPYGYNNNSGQHHHQQPPVPPWGMRPPHHMSQPEEEQRRSYMELGGSGAQHSQRQQQQQQQGLVLPPQQPPPAPTLSQQQPQQQPDAQGPTQGESSAMKSLLKYSNQHQPLLLSQKSPFGGLGSLKSGPSGGSCALQGNKQTLPSRKGPADGERPDYSVRSRETGEAGHVENEVRQPPVGIAVAVARQREPPCRSGDSHPNSRQGRVHNSVKGLPRSMYPVDPNEEERKRINEEQMGLNCLDRDRDPYIRDNKDRVEFARIHPSTSCHGDLTSHLMVPGGTSLQSGQLGDPAAHSAHHHWMPRTGSPSLWMTGHSYGIGHTPLHQNLPPGFSSAMPGPLQPVLPLPQDPSAQLVVLPSEPTPHPAPHHLDVIEQQGLWPPVYSARGPPSHMQHPAVYSRSQFLRQQELYAFQQHQQLQHQHQNHQSQQLQLPPQPQQQHRAAHTMQHQPTHNEQIHKRPDEPSDELEELITEPRPSKPAKNYSYNPPQRSNSPPGACATHLSPCYQSPSLRQHPRSTPSTPCPAPSPMAATPHSPAISPAPPQMLKGPESQDKRGEGQAPQDYPESLEPDLPPGYTYPAIALGYRNGPSPQDVRLAQPADLEAVQAEPSEHAPQSLAGLGEELDCQVPVIPLTEPLPLKEVEPGEEESMNERALQLREEVEVTAVTAANYVPEEEGADEQCSAEADVLSCPPVVNSVCEMASCPVPLVTEQPSGPLAVITLEEEDDEEAVGEESQVLHDQKVNLHAEQESELPAIIELDPVSPAVYESPCSQPEAAKKSEHENKMTPEDAAVEFLCPSPASTSVCSNGEEAVAVPCKPYVPCYWSLELLIAAAFCTDVPPFPLFSSSTPSTVLSQCAPNKGMELLSELADLELQQMKHICGKTPEEDLLMFDLHSLATLATARALEAGSQESSKTGPQQSFSARRIFNLRRKFSWAPRNEPVCPAKVSMETMDGPELEMRVKLADIQRRYKEKQKELAKLQRKHDHQKEETPRSPARRGPGRPRKRKPTLTTGLVSSNEGQRKVKSAGVGLSSSPEDLGGGRETQRRKKRLSSQGFERISTVQQIKSQGCRKSSVHSVLSSKLAGDVAQLKQKAPVKRNLSGTGSRDKEGSPCSLNLKHAQRNQGGIKGESRRESGGQSDTGASVDSTTQESWSGQAQHGNKKGSTQGKGSSYFHQARSKVLRGQRQEAAKEEESSSAESDSSDQEDEEEEGSYETDEGQDFRSQPTRDITSGSFMMGPSPSSIVKLEANQKARNKKQRQELYGSQILSVAESEVKVKKKPNNRLGIGPAVKNLQHQRPEGGRRTCGPRSKESRWGSLGTRGNRYRKTFGMATFPTTSERLKRATRKSTMLRGAISKRRSCWSVGASSMQNDDGSRGQKSMDQQSKGRAVSRLLESFVADEGFQIDGSSFSEEEEDRGLSNKRNPKIPNCNLTKEHLCDGLKVLISKEDELLYAARVHTLEIPDIFSIVIDGERGNRPRIYSLEQLLKEAVLDIRPESEAVLSDGTRVCAYWSERSRCLYPGYVRRGGSVDEGKPGVMVEFDDGDRGKISLPNIRLLPPGYQIQCGESSPALLAPSGTAAKKSSSLEQAPISDRPSDRLSSTNSLSNTQDLTVIKRRPGRPKGSGKKQKQQQAENANKNPPAFLGWSSLGNTRKRPADSLFQFNGAPRKALRGKEDALFSSPQTQSLTSQPTKGLFSSSSFEVDSFRSIANGYSSFCSQSAGAGPGLSMVPRTGMYNEKRRQDDIVAPRSRKSGQEFLVKLDHEGVTSPKTKNSKALLLQNEYSSVSNMPKTEAYSHPVLLVKDNKKGGASRVELLLKGTTPQRKPPPSLRQEKYGDLGFSSHRECHPSYSDLDDEEEEEEEERRQAALAAATGGLRMPGRFLSRLSVSSSSSASSSSSSSGSLSSSSLCSSDNDSSYSSDDEDSSALMLQSCLSSHQGLLPSAEPSTSSRPRQHSFVAKAVAVSSAKGGPSEQLSNSKPVKRKECMAAVSKPAKECMKKPRMLPDDTSFIPRPKVSAFLAGRQMWRWAGNPTQRRGLKGKARKLFYKAIVRGRDTVRVGDCAVFLSAGRPNLPYVGQIENFWESWTSRMVVKVKWFYHPEETKLGKRHRDGKYALYQSCHEDENDVQTISHKCRVVSREEYECLTRNQKPNSSYPDLYYLAGTYDPTTGQLVTVEGVSIMC from the exons GTCCAGGATACCCTCGATTTTCAGGGAGTCTGGCCCACACTTTCCTTCCAATGAGCCACTTAGATCACCATGCCAACAGTGGTGTTTTGTATGGGCAGCACCGTTTCTATGACACACAAAAAG AAAACTTTTACCTGCGGGGTCTCCCATCCCAGCCATCACTCatttcagccaatcacagcctgCCATCAATGTCTAGGACAGGTTCAGGACACTCTCAGGGGTCCTGCAGCAGGGACAGAGATCCAGGCTTGGGGACTGGTATACATAAGGGTCTTAAAGAGGGATCACTAGAGAGAGGGGTAGTACCTATCAAGGACAAGGAAAGATCCAGTGGAAAACAAGATGCTAAAGAgcgacagcagcagcaacaacaacaccaGAATCACCAGACGCCTCAGACCACACACCACCACCATTCCCACACCCATCAGCAGCAGTCTATCTATCCACAGCACCCACTGCCATTAGAGGAGGTCAATAGTCGAGCACTGGAGAGACATAAAGCATCACTCACTATGGAGTACACTAAAGATCACCATCAGACTATGAGCAAGCCCCTTAGTGCTTGTTTACATAATGGCAAGATGCCAAATGGAGATCCAGGAACGACAACAGGGTCGAAAGTCTCCTTGCCAAGCTGTGGTGGAGAGGGCACAGGCCTTCGATCTATGGTAGACGGGGGGAGCAGCCAGGGCAGGCTTATAGGGTCCAATGTCAATGGTCGCTGCACCAAAGAAGGGGTAAGTGGTGAGATGAGGATTAGTGAACAGCCTTCTGATTGTCTGGAAAGGGGTCAGGCACCACTTCATCACTCTCTGCCCTACTCAGTACCAACACCCTTACACATGGGCTCTGCTGCTGGAGGGGCACATAGTCATCCCCATCCTCATGCTCACCCCCATTCACATCCTCATCCAGGGGGATTCCATTGCCTTCAGCTCCACCCCAGCCATCCACACCACCCACATCATTCCCACCATACCCACCACcatccagattttttttgtcccccCCCACCTGCTCCTTTGGCCAACCCTGCCTCACAAGACAGAGGGACAATCAATGTAGGACGGGAGCCTAAAGTCACAGGGCCAACATTTGTACCGTCTGTGGCAGATCTAGGGGACAAATCAAATGGACCATTCCAGCTTGGTAACCCTGATTGCCAGGGTGTGGTAAACGGAGGAGGCAGCACCTCCAAGGACAAAGCAATTGAAAAAGGTGGCACTGGGCACCACAGTAACTGGcagagaaaacagcaacagcagcatccATACAGAAAGACAGAGAAGTCTCTAGACTGGATGCAATCTCACCACCAACATGTTCAGCCCTCACAGCTTCCTCCGCAACcccaacagcaacaacaaaaaactcccCATTCTCAACAACAGCACCAAGTTGTACGATCACGTAGCGCAGAGTGTATTAATAGTTCGGTGGACATGGATGTGTTCAGACCTTCGCTTTCCCAGGGACCAAAGGCGGGGCATTCTGTCCCTCATTCTGTCAATTCCTCTCCTTACAGAGACTGTTCCCATCAGGGACCTCCACCTAATTCTTCCCCacttggaaacaaaaacatgggaCAACATGCAGGGGCTGGAGCATCCCATGCTTCCGGAGGCAGCTGCTCATTACAGAGGGAAGGCCAAAAGGTAGCTAGGATTCGTCATCAGCAGCATGGGAGACCTGGCCCTGATGCTCCTTCTCCATCTGAGCTGAACCAGAGTAACAATCAGGAGCTTAAGAGAAAGATGGACATGTCTCCTTATGGGTATAACAACAACAGTGGGCAACATCATCATCAGCAACCTCCTGTACCTCCATGGGGAATGAGGCCTCCACATCACATGTCACAACctgaggaggagcagaggaggtCATACATGGAGTTAGGAGGCTCTGGTGCACAACACTCACAAcggcaacagcagcaacaacagcaaggATTAGTGCTCCCTCCTCAACAGCCCCCACCTGCACCCACTCTCAGTCAGCAACAGCCACAGCAGCAACCGGACGCCCAAGGTCCAACTCAGGGCGAGAGCAGTGCCATGAAGAGCCTGCTGAAGTACAGCAACCAGCATCAACCATTGCTTCTTTCTCAGAAGAGCCCATTTGGGGGGCTGGGAAGTCTCAAATCGGGTCCATCAGGGGGTAGCTGTGCTCTTCAGGGCAACAAGCAGACTCTCCCTTCCAGGAAGGGGCCTGCTGATGGTGAGCGCCCTGATTACAGTGTAAGGAGCAGAGAAACGGGGGAGGCGGGTCATGTGGAAAACGAGGTGCGGCAGCCACCAGTGGGAATTGCAGTAGCAGTCGCCAGACAAAGGGAGCCGCCATGTCGTTCAGGAGACAGTCACCCCAACAGCCGGCAGGGACGAGTACATAACTCTGTGAAAG GATTGCCTCGCTCCATGTATCCTGTGGATCCCaatgaggaggaaaggaaaaggATAAATGAAGAACAAATGGGTCTCAATTGTCTGGATAGAGATAGAGATCCATACATCAG GGATAATAAGGACCGTGTGGAGTTTGCAAGGATCCACCCTTCCACCAGCTGCCATGGAGACCTCACTTCTCATCTGATGGTCCCTGGTGGGACATCCCTCCAGTCTGGTCAGTTAGGAGACCCTGCTGCACATTCTGCTCACCATCATTGGATGCCAAGAACTGGAAGTCCGTCCCTTTGGATGACAGGACATtcttatg GTATAGGTCATACACCCTTGCATCAGAACCTGCCTCCAGGTTTTTCTTCAGCCATGCCAGGCCCTCTGCAGCCAGTCCTTCCTCTACCACAGGACCCCTCAGCCCAGTTAGTGGTCCTCCCCTCTGAGCCTACACCCCATCCAGCGCCACATCACTTGG ATGTGATCGAGCAGCAAGGGCTGTGGCCCCCTGTGTATAGCGCGCGGGGTCCACCCTCCCACATGCAACATCCTGCTGTGTACTCCCGATCTCAGTTTCTACGGCAACAGGAGCTGTACGCGTTCCAGCAGCACCAACAGCTCCAACATCAGCACCAGAATCACCAGtcgcagcagctgcagctacCTCCTCAGCCTCAACAGCAACACAGGGCTGCACATACCATGCAGCATCAACCCACGCATAACGAACAG ATACACAAGAGACCAGACGAGCCGTCAGATGAACTAGAAGAACTGATTACAGAGCCAAGACCATCCAAACCTGCTAAGAACTACTCATATAACCCCCCACAAAGAAGCAACTCACCCCCTGGAGCCTGTGCCACTCACTTGTCCCCTTGTTACCAATCCCCCTCACTGCGCCAACATCCCAGAAGCACTCCTTCTACACCCTGCCCAGCACCCAGCCCCATGGCGGCAACCCCTCACTCTCCTGCAATCAGTCCTGCACCACCTCAGATGCTCAAGGGTCCTGAATCCCAGGATAAGAGGGGCGAAGGACAAGCCCCTCAAGATTACCCAGAATCTCTGGAGCCTG ATTTGCCTCCAGGATATACATACCCAGCCATCGCCCTGGGATACAGAAATGGACCATCCCCTCAGGATGTTCGCCTGGCTCAACCGGCCGACCTGGAAGCGGTCCAAGCAGAACCTTCAGAGCACGCTCCCCAGTCTCTTGCTGGTCTAGGGGAGGAGTTAGACTGCCAGGTCCCAGTCATACCCCTGACAGAGCCGCTCCCACTCAAGGAAGTGGAGCCAGGAGAGGAGGAAAGCATGAATGAGAGAGCCCTACAACtgagggaggaggtggaggtcaCCGCGGTGACGGCAGCCAACTATGTGCCTGAAGAGGAGGGGGCCGACGAACAGTGTTCAGCTGAGGCAGATGTGCTTTCTTGCCCCCCAGTTGTGAACTCAGTCTGTGAGATGGCTTCCTGCCCAGTTCCCCTTGTGACAGAGCAGCCCAGTGGGCCACTTGCTGTCATTACTTTAGAGGAGGAAGACGATGAGGAGGCGGTAGGTGAGGAGAGTCAGGTGCTACATGATCAAAAGGTCAACCTACATGCAGAGCAGGAGTCAGAGCTGCCTGCCATCATAGAGCTTGACCCCGTTTCCCCTGCTGTCTATGAGTCACCATGCTCCCAGCCAGAGGCAGCAAAGAAGAGTGAGCATGAGAATAAGATGACCCCAGAAGACGCCGCAGTAGAATTTCTGTGTCCTTCGCCCGCCTCAACCTCTGTCTGCAGCAATGGCGAAGAAGCTGTTGCTGTGCCCTGCAAACCTTATGTGCCCTGCTACTGGAGTCTGGAGCTGCTgattgctgctgctttttgcaCAGATGTACCCCCATTTCCCTTGTTCTCCAGTAGCACACCATCAACTGTGCTATCACAATGCGCCCCCAACAAGGGCATGGAGCTTCTAAGTGAGCTGGCAgatctggagctgcagcagatgaaGCATATCTGTGGAAAAACCCCTG AGGAGGACCTGCTCATGTTTGATCTCCACAGTCTTGCCACCTTGGCGACAGCCCGTGCCTTGGAGGCGGGATCACAGGAGAGCAGTAAAACTGGCCCACAGCAAAGCTTTTCAGCTCGTCGGATCTTCAATTTACGAAGAAAGTTCAGCTGGGCTCCTCGTAATGAGCCG GTATGCCCAGCTAAAGTTAGCATGGAAACAATGGATGGTCCTGAGCTTGAAATGCGTGTAAAACTGGCTGATATACAACGCCGctacaaagagaaacaaaaggagCTGGCCAAACTTCAGAGGAAGCACGATCATCA GAAGGAGGAAACACCTCGAAGTCCTGCAAGGCGAGGGCCTGGACGTCCAAGGAAGAGGAAGCCCACCCTAACCACGGGTCTTGTGTCCTCAAATGAGGGCCAAAGGAAAGTCAA GTCGGCGGGGGTGGGGCTCAGCTCGTCGCCTGAGGACCTGGGAGGGGGCAGAGAGACCCAGAGACGGAAGAAGAGGCTGTCCAGTCAAGGCTTTGAGCGAATCAGCACTGTACAG CAGATAAAATCCCAGGGCTGCAGAAAAAGCAGTGTTCACAGCGTGCTCAGCTCCAAGCTGGCTGGTGATGTGGCTCAGCTCAAACAGAAGGCCCCGGTGAAAAGGAATCTCTCAGGAACAGGCTCCAGGGACAAGGAAGGTTCACCTTGCAGCTTAAACCTCAAGCATGCACAAAGGAATCAGGGTGGAATCAAAGGTGAATCCAGGCGAGAGTCGGGAGGACAAAGTGATACAG GAGCCAGTGTGGACAGTACTACCCAAGAAAGCTGGTCGGGACAGGCGCAGCATGGAAACAAGAAAGGATCCACGCAGGGGAAAGGTTCCTCCTATTTTCACCAGGCCAGATCAAAGGTCCTACGTGGTCAGAGGCAGGAAGCAGCAAAGGAGGAGGAAAGCTCCTCCGCTGAGAGTGACTCCTCTGACCAAG aagatgaagaagaggagggaagTTATGAGACAGATGAAGGTCAAGATTTCAGAAGTCAACCTACAAGAGACATCACTTCAGGCTCATTCATGATGGGCCCCAGTCCTTCATCTATCGTGAAACTGGAAGCCAACCAGAAGGCCAGGAACAAAAAACAGAGGCAGGAGCTGTATG GGTCCCAGATTCTATCGGTAGCGGAAagtgaagtaaaagtaaagaagaAACCCAACAATAGGTTGGGGATTGGCCCTGCTGTGAAAAACCTCCAACACCAGCGACCCGAGGGAGGTAGGAGAACATGTGGACCCAGGTCAAAGGAATCCAGGTGGGGGAGCCTCGGGACGAGAGGCAACCGCTACAGGAAGACCTTTGGAATGGCCACCTTCCCAACGACCAGTGAGAGGCTGAAGAGGGCGACACGCAAGAGCACAATGTTGAGGGGAGCAATCAGTAAG AGGAGAAGCTGCTGGTCGGTCGGAGCATCTTCTATGCAGAATGATGATGGAAGCAGAGGACAAAAAAGCATGGACCAGCAG TCAAAGGGACGAGCTGTAAGTCGTCTTCTGGAAAGCTTCGTGGCTGACGAGGGCTTTCAGATAGATGGCAGCAGCTTCtcagaagaggaggaggaccgTGGTCTTTCAAACAAGAGAAACCCGAAAA TTCCTAACTGCAACCTGACCAAAGAACACTTATGTGATGGACTGAAGGTGCTGATCTCCAAGGAGGATGAGCTTCTGTACGCTGCCAGGGTTCACACTCTGGAGATTCCGGATAT ctttagCATTGTTATCGACGGTGAAAGGGGAAACCGACCAAGAATCTATTCACTGGAGCAGTTGCTAAAGGAAGCT GTCTTGGATATACGACCAGAGTCCGAGGCTGTGCTAAGTGATGGAACGAGGGTGTGTGCTTACTGGAGCGAACGCTCACGGTGTCTATACCCCGGCTACGTTCGCAGAG GCGGTTCAGTTGATGAGGGGAAGCCAGGAGTGATGGTTGAGTTTGATGATGGAGATCGGGGGAAGATTTCTCTCCCAAACATCCGACTTCTTCCTCCAGGATATCAGATCCAGT GTGGGGAGTCTTCTCCTGCTCTACTGGCACCAAGTGGAACAGCAGCCAAGAAAAGTTCCAGTCTGGAGCAGGCCCCGATCAGTGACAGACCTTCTGACAGACTGAGCTCCACCAATTCTCTGTCAAACACCCAAGACCTAACTGTTATCAAAAGAAGACCTG GGAGACCAAAAGGCTCAGggaagaaacaaaagcagcaacaggcaGAAAACGCCAACAAAAATCCTCCAGCTTTCCTGGGTTGGAGTTCACTGGGTAACACCCGGAAGAGACCTGCTGACAGTCTGTTTCAGTTTAACGGGGCACCCAGGAAGGCCTTGAGAGGAAAGGAGGATGCCTTGTTCTCTTCTCCTCAAACTCAGTCCCTGACCTCCCAACCAACCAAAGGCcttttcagcagcagctcctttGAGGTGGATTCTTTTAGAAGCATTGCAAACGGCTATTCCTCCTTCTGTTCTCAATCTGCAGGGGCAGGACCTGGTTTATCTATGGTTCCCAGGACTGGCATGTACAATGAGAAGCGTAGGCAAGATGACATAGTTGCACCAAGGAGCAGAAAGTCTGGACAGGAATTTCTTGTCAAATTGGACCACGAAGGAGTGACATCTCCCAAGACCAAGAACAGCAAGGCACTGCTGCTGCAAAACGAATATTCCAGTGTGAGCAATATGCCTAAAACTGAGGCATACTCTCACCCAGTCCTGCTGGTAAAAGACAACAAGAAAGGTGGTGCCTCCAGAGTGGAACTCCTTCTAAAAGGAACCACTCCACAAAGAAAGCCCCCTCCTTCTCTGCGGCAGGAGAAATATGGCGATCTGGGCTTCAGTTCTCACAGAGAATGTCACCCTTCCTATTCTGACCTGGATgacgaagaggaagaggaagaggaagagaggaggcaGGCTGCACTGGCTGCAGCCACAGGAGGACTCAGGATGCCTGGTCGTTTTCTTTCTCGcctctctgtctcctcctcttcttctgcttcttcaagTTCTTCGTCTTCAGGCTCCCTTTCCAGTTCTAGCTTGTGTTCATCAGACAACGATTCATCCTATAGCTCAGATGATGAGGATAGTTCGGCACTGATGCTCCAAAGTTGCCTGTCCTCTCACCAGGGactgctgccatctgcagaacCCTCAACTTCTTCAAGGCCTCGGCAGCATTCCTTTGTTGCCAAAGCTGTTGCTGTTTCCAGTGCCAAAGGAGGCCCGTCAGAGCAGTTGTCCAACAGCAAGCCCGTAAAGAGGAAGGAATGCATGGCTGCAGTCTCTAAACCGGCAAAGGAATGCATGAAAAAACCGCGGATGCTTCCAGATGACACTTCATTTATTCCGAGACCCAAGGTATCTGCATTCCTGGCTGGCCGGCAGATGTGGAGGTGGGCCGGAAACCCTACACAG AGACGAGGATTAAAGGGCAAGGCCCGAAAGCTTTTCTATAAGGCTATTGTCAGAGGAAGAGATACTGTAAGAGTTGGTGATTGTGCTGTTTTCCTCTCGGCCGGACGTCCTAATCTCCCATATGTGGGTCAAATTGAGAATTTCTGGGAATCCTGGACCTCAAGAAtggttgtcaaagtcaaatggttTTACCACCCTGAGGAGACCAAACTAGGCAAGAGGCATCGTGATGGCAAG TACGCCCTTTACCAGTCGTGTCACGAGGATGAGAACGATGTCCAGACAATCTCTCATAAGTGCCGGGTTGTAAGCAGGGAGGAGTACGAGTGTCTGACTCGCAATCAGAAGCCAAACAGTAGTTATCCAGACCTGTACTACCTGGCTGGGACGTACGACCCCACCACCGGTCAGCTGGTCACTGTAGAGGGGGTTTCTATCATGTGCTGA